One region of Mucilaginibacter gotjawali genomic DNA includes:
- a CDS encoding single-stranded DNA-binding protein: MSGVNKVILVGHLGKDPEARQLDGGVSVVSFPLATSEIFNKEGRKVEQTEWHNIVMWRGLADVAAKFLQKGKLVYIEGRLRTRSFEDKEGIKKYTTEVVAENFTLLGRKTDFETGTNHGKLSARAGESFGANSALPDEQSY, from the coding sequence ATGTCTGGTGTTAACAAAGTAATTTTAGTAGGCCATTTGGGCAAAGACCCTGAAGCGCGTCAGTTAGATGGCGGCGTATCTGTAGTAAGTTTCCCGCTGGCTACCTCTGAAATTTTTAATAAAGAGGGCCGGAAGGTTGAGCAAACCGAATGGCACAATATTGTAATGTGGCGTGGCCTGGCGGACGTGGCTGCCAAATTTCTTCAAAAAGGGAAACTGGTTTATATAGAAGGCCGCCTGCGCACGCGGTCATTTGAAGATAAAGAAGGCATAAAAAAATACACCACAGAAGTGGTGGCTGAGAATTTTACCCTGCTGGGGCGTAAAACTGATTTTGAAACCGGAACCAACCATGGAAAACTGTCTGCAAGGGCGGGAGAGAGCTTCGGCGCCAATTCCGCATTACCTGATGAACAGTCCTATTAA
- a CDS encoding AsmA family protein, producing the protein MSFSIKKTLFKSIKITIITIATLLLLLFALPYLFPQTVSNKIKQWANGSINGQLAFSGTRLSFFKHFPSLTLTLNDFLLKGSAPFQNDTLIAAKDVSFGIDVSSVFKDKITIDKIFLSDAFINIQADTAGHVNYNVYKSKNVTPKSPADTSSASLGIDEIIIENSHFVYNDRSIPMQFNARGVNYTGSGDLSKDIFDLHTHTQMASVDFIYDNKAYVLSKKIDADLVTSINTKSLAFEFRKNDLVINKLPVNFIGKFAFLKSGYLMDFKVNSKESNLHDVVTALPPEYLKWLNQTDVRGTGSIALQLAGRYNAADSTLPDLSMKVNIRNGYINNKKSPVPVSNLYLNFETRVPGLDPDSLQLNLDSIYFNMGKDYFGSVLRIKGVKKPEIYAKVNTEIDLEKWSNAFGVKPYELKGRYSLHMLADGKFTTGIKRSGIRKVDTVITSIPKFTVKSSFSNGYIKYAGVQEAVKNISFNMNAACKDNDYRHATFEIENLNANVLENYLKGYFKMSMGPGFPMDGSLQAKFNMADIKKIYPVDGLVLSGNLLANLQTKGKYIPAKRIFPQTKANISLQDGSIQTKYYPHPIQNIQVNANITNSSASIAGLRVVLKPVSLVFEDKPFSVTADLKNFNNLEYNIKSHGTLDIGKIYQVFAVKDYNVKGFITTNLSLKGKQSDAMAGHYAKLNNSGSMQVKDIALTSDLFPKPFIIKDGNFSFNQDKMNFDAFTATYGKSVIILNGALTNVFGYASNSKDTLRGNFSFSSSSVTADDFMAFSSPSPNVSGKPKNSPSGVIMVPGNLNLNFSADVKKVKYNGLELNDVKGQMAVNNGSIVLKQAGFNLIGAPVMMDATYTSINPKNATFDYHLTAKDFDIKKAYDQIKIFRDMASSAKSASGQVSLDYKLSGRLNANMQPVYPSIKGGGVLSVKKIKLHGFKLFSAVGSKTDHNGLDTGDMSKVNIETTIANNIITIKQTKIKMAGFRLKFDGQVSFDNALNLHFRLGLPPFGIFGIPMTITGTQAKPNIHLGRAKQEDELKETDDTGN; encoded by the coding sequence ATGAGTTTCTCTATTAAAAAAACACTTTTTAAAAGCATTAAAATAACAATTATTACCATAGCTACACTGCTCTTACTGTTATTTGCTTTGCCTTATCTATTCCCGCAAACGGTAAGCAATAAGATAAAACAATGGGCCAACGGCAGTATTAATGGCCAGCTGGCATTTTCAGGTACGCGGTTATCCTTTTTTAAGCATTTCCCCAGCCTGACGCTAACTTTAAATGATTTTTTGCTAAAAGGCAGCGCTCCTTTTCAAAACGACACCCTTATTGCGGCAAAAGATGTTTCTTTTGGGATTGATGTAAGTTCGGTTTTCAAGGACAAGATCACCATCGATAAAATATTCCTGAGTGATGCATTCATCAATATCCAGGCTGATACTGCGGGCCATGTAAATTACAATGTATATAAATCAAAAAATGTCACGCCCAAATCGCCTGCGGATACCAGCAGCGCTTCATTGGGCATAGACGAGATTATTATTGAAAACAGCCATTTTGTTTATAACGACCGGTCAATACCGATGCAGTTTAATGCAAGGGGCGTTAACTATACCGGAAGCGGCGATTTAAGCAAAGATATTTTCGACCTGCACACCCATACGCAAATGGCCTCGGTAGATTTTATTTATGATAACAAGGCTTATGTACTTTCAAAAAAGATAGATGCCGACCTGGTGACCAGTATCAATACCAAATCACTGGCTTTTGAATTCAGGAAAAACGACCTGGTGATCAATAAACTACCCGTAAATTTTATCGGGAAATTCGCCTTTTTGAAAAGCGGGTACCTCATGGATTTTAAAGTAAACTCCAAAGAGAGCAACCTGCACGACGTCGTTACAGCGCTTCCACCCGAATATTTAAAATGGCTCAATCAAACGGACGTTCGCGGAACAGGGAGCATCGCATTGCAACTGGCAGGAAGATATAACGCTGCGGATAGTACCTTGCCCGACCTGAGTATGAAAGTGAATATCCGGAACGGATACATTAATAATAAAAAGTCGCCGGTACCTGTCAGCAACCTGTATCTGAATTTTGAGACAAGGGTTCCCGGCCTTGACCCCGACAGTTTGCAGTTAAACCTTGATTCTATTTATTTTAACATGGGTAAGGATTATTTCGGATCGGTATTAAGGATAAAAGGGGTTAAAAAACCAGAGATCTACGCCAAGGTAAACACCGAAATAGACCTCGAAAAATGGAGCAATGCATTTGGGGTAAAGCCGTACGAGTTAAAGGGCAGGTATTCGCTGCATATGCTGGCTGATGGCAAATTCACTACGGGCATAAAACGCAGCGGGATCCGCAAAGTGGATACGGTGATTACCAGTATTCCGAAGTTTACGGTTAAATCGTCTTTTAGCAACGGGTATATAAAATATGCAGGGGTGCAGGAAGCTGTTAAAAATATCAGTTTTAATATGAACGCCGCCTGCAAAGACAATGATTACCGGCACGCCACTTTTGAAATAGAGAACCTGAATGCCAATGTGCTGGAAAATTACCTTAAAGGCTATTTTAAAATGAGTATGGGGCCCGGCTTCCCGATGGATGGCTCCTTACAGGCAAAATTTAACATGGCCGATATAAAAAAGATATACCCGGTTGATGGCCTGGTGCTATCAGGCAACTTGCTAGCCAATTTGCAAACCAAGGGTAAATATATCCCTGCAAAACGTATTTTCCCACAAACAAAAGCCAACATCAGCCTGCAGGACGGATCAATTCAAACAAAATATTATCCGCATCCCATACAGAATATACAGGTAAATGCCAATATAACCAACAGTTCGGCCTCCATTGCCGGCCTGAGGGTGGTTTTGAAACCGGTTTCACTGGTTTTTGAGGATAAGCCTTTTTCGGTTACCGCCGATCTGAAAAATTTTAACAACCTGGAATATAATATCAAATCGCACGGCACTTTGGATATTGGTAAAATTTACCAGGTATTCGCGGTTAAGGATTACAACGTAAAGGGATTTATCACCACTAACCTGTCGCTCAAAGGCAAACAAAGTGATGCTATGGCCGGCCATTATGCCAAATTGAATAACAGCGGATCAATGCAGGTAAAAGATATCGCGCTCACGTCTGATCTTTTCCCAAAACCGTTCATTATTAAAGACGGCAACTTTAGCTTTAACCAGGACAAGATGAATTTTGATGCCTTTACAGCTACCTATGGTAAATCGGTTATTATTTTGAACGGCGCGCTTACCAATGTCTTTGGCTATGCCAGCAACTCAAAAGATACGCTACGGGGGAACTTCAGCTTTTCGAGCAGCAGTGTTACTGCCGATGATTTTATGGCATTTTCCAGCCCCTCGCCAAATGTGAGCGGCAAGCCAAAAAACTCCCCGTCGGGCGTCATTATGGTGCCGGGTAATTTGAACCTGAATTTTAGCGCCGATGTAAAAAAAGTAAAGTACAACGGGCTTGAGCTGAATGATGTTAAGGGACAAATGGCTGTTAATAACGGCAGCATTGTTTTAAAACAGGCGGGCTTTAATTTAATTGGCGCTCCCGTTATGATGGATGCCACCTATACAAGCATCAACCCTAAAAATGCCACCTTTGATTATCACCTTACTGCGAAGGATTTTGATATCAAGAAGGCGTATGACCAGATCAAGATTTTCCGTGACATGGCAAGCTCGGCAAAAAGTGCGTCGGGCCAGGTATCGTTGGATTATAAATTAAGCGGGCGGTTAAACGCCAATATGCAGCCGGTTTACCCTTCCATAAAAGGCGGGGGCGTGCTTTCTGTTAAAAAGATAAAATTGCATGGCTTTAAATTATTCTCGGCAGTGGGAAGCAAAACCGATCATAACGGATTGGATACCGGCGATATGTCAAAAGTGAATATTGAAACCACCATTGCCAATAACATCATCACCATTAAGCAAACCAAGATAAAAATGGCAGGCTTCAGGTTAAAGTTTGACGGGCAGGTAAGTTTTGATAATGCCCTTAACCTGCATTTCAGGCTGGGATTGCCGCCGTTTGGCATCTTCGGCATCCCGATGACCATTACCGGCACGCAAGCGAAACCAAATATTCATTTGGGAAGAGCAAAACAGGAAGATGAATTAAAGGAAACAGATGATACAGGGAATTAA
- a CDS encoding S9 family peptidase — MNIKFYRLAGTGLLFFLLLFSGSALKAQFNKTHWATDGYQYYSMEGDQLVELDTRDSAKKTVLLTKEMLTPAGKPALRVENFYISDDGQKVLIFTNSKRVWRYNTRGDYWVYDLAAKTLKQLGTARPASSLMFAKLSPDGTKAAYVSEHNVFVQELGSGSEKQLTTDGTKKLINGTFDWVYEEEFDCRDGFRWSPDSRAIAYWQIDASKIKNYDMLNTTDSIYPYVVPVEYPVAGEDPSSCKIGVVDVSTAKTTWINVPGDPIQHYIPRMEWAKNPNQLILQQLNRAQNDSKLIVANVSNGTTAVIHDEQAKAWIDAGDGRDPIGWNWLSKGTSFLWLSEKDGWRHMYKIDLDGKETLITKGNYDVIDLTLIDDAGGYIYFMASPENATQKYLYRIKIKGGNAERVTPAEQPGTHEYEISPNGRIALHSFSNIYTPHTSEVVSLPDNKHISGKLIQLNQAAKNKPEFFKVKTVDGVEMDGWMVKPTNFDPAKKYPVVFYVYSEPAGATVTDSWGSGRNFLYTGNMAEDGYIYISLDNRGTPAPKGADWRKSIYKSIGLVNIEDQAMGAKEILKWPFVDSTRVAVWGWSGGGSCTLNLMFQHPEIYKTGIAIAAVGWQLTYDNIYQERYMGVPIDDASRQVFIKGSPITYAKNLKGNLLYIHGTGDDNVHYKNAEMLINELVKYNRQFELMSFPNRSHGIFEGPGTTTYLRTLYTKYLREHCPPGGR, encoded by the coding sequence ATGAATATTAAATTTTACCGGCTTGCGGGAACCGGCCTGCTATTTTTTCTACTGTTATTTTCAGGATCGGCACTAAAGGCCCAATTCAACAAAACACATTGGGCTACTGATGGTTACCAGTACTATTCGATGGAGGGCGACCAGCTGGTTGAACTGGACACCCGCGACAGCGCAAAGAAAACAGTATTGTTAACTAAAGAAATGCTTACCCCGGCCGGCAAGCCCGCACTGAGGGTTGAAAACTTTTATATCTCGGACGACGGGCAAAAGGTGCTGATCTTTACCAACAGCAAAAGGGTATGGCGTTACAATACCCGTGGCGATTACTGGGTATATGATCTTGCCGCCAAAACTTTAAAACAATTGGGCACCGCCCGGCCCGCATCGTCACTGATGTTTGCCAAACTATCTCCGGATGGTACAAAAGCTGCCTACGTGAGCGAACATAATGTGTTTGTGCAGGAACTGGGCAGCGGAAGTGAAAAGCAATTAACCACCGACGGCACCAAAAAGCTGATTAACGGCACTTTTGACTGGGTTTATGAAGAAGAGTTTGATTGCCGCGACGGTTTCCGCTGGTCGCCCGACAGCCGGGCAATAGCTTACTGGCAGATTGACGCCAGCAAGATTAAAAACTACGACATGTTGAACACTACGGACTCTATATACCCGTATGTAGTTCCGGTTGAATATCCCGTGGCCGGTGAGGATCCAAGCTCATGCAAAATTGGCGTTGTGGATGTAAGTACAGCCAAAACGACCTGGATAAATGTGCCGGGTGACCCTATTCAACATTATATCCCAAGGATGGAGTGGGCTAAAAATCCCAACCAGCTGATCCTGCAACAATTAAACCGCGCGCAAAACGATAGTAAACTGATCGTCGCCAACGTATCAAACGGCACTACTGCTGTAATTCACGACGAGCAGGCAAAAGCATGGATTGATGCAGGCGATGGCCGCGACCCGATTGGCTGGAACTGGCTGAGCAAAGGGACGAGTTTTTTATGGCTGAGTGAAAAAGACGGCTGGCGCCATATGTATAAAATAGATCTTGACGGTAAAGAGACGCTGATCACCAAAGGCAATTATGACGTGATCGATCTGACGCTGATTGATGATGCAGGCGGCTATATCTATTTTATGGCTTCGCCTGAAAATGCCACCCAGAAATATTTATACCGCATCAAAATAAAAGGCGGCAATGCTGAAAGGGTTACCCCTGCTGAACAGCCGGGAACGCATGAATACGAGATCTCGCCCAACGGCAGGATCGCCTTGCACTCCTTTTCCAACATTTATACCCCGCATACCAGCGAGGTGGTGAGCCTGCCCGATAACAAACATATTAGCGGTAAACTCATTCAACTGAACCAGGCCGCTAAAAACAAGCCGGAGTTTTTTAAAGTAAAAACTGTGGATGGTGTTGAAATGGACGGCTGGATGGTAAAACCAACCAATTTTGATCCTGCCAAAAAATACCCCGTTGTATTTTATGTTTACAGCGAACCTGCAGGAGCAACAGTTACCGATTCCTGGGGCAGCGGACGTAATTTCCTTTATACCGGCAACATGGCCGAGGATGGGTATATTTATATCTCATTGGATAACCGGGGAACCCCCGCACCAAAAGGCGCCGATTGGCGTAAATCCATCTACAAAAGCATCGGTTTGGTAAATATCGAGGACCAGGCCATGGGCGCCAAAGAGATCCTGAAATGGCCTTTTGTTGATTCGACCCGTGTTGCGGTTTGGGGCTGGAGTGGTGGCGGATCATGTACTTTGAACCTGATGTTTCAACACCCTGAAATTTATAAAACCGGTATCGCCATTGCCGCAGTGGGATGGCAGCTAACCTATGATAACATATACCAGGAACGTTATATGGGCGTGCCGATAGATGACGCAAGCCGCCAGGTATTTATAAAAGGGTCGCCAATTACCTATGCAAAAAACCTAAAAGGTAATTTGTTGTACATACATGGCACCGGGGATGATAACGTGCATTATAAAAATGCCGAAATGCTGATTAATGAACTGGTTAAATATAACCGGCAGTTTGAGCTGATGTCGTTCCCTAACCGCTCGCACGGCATATTTGAAGGGCCGGGGACTACTACCTACCTGCGCACCTTATATACAAAATACTTAAGAGAGCATTGTCCTCCGGGAGGAAGATAG
- the mutY gene encoding A/G-specific adenine glycosylase, with protein sequence MSFSDDLVQWYQSNKRQLPWRDTHDAYVIWLSEIILQQTRVEQGLPYFYSFLEKYPDVSSFAAASEDDILKLWQGLGYYSRGRNMLKTARMVQADYGGIFPEAYDQLIKLKGIGEYTASAISSFAANEPKAVVDGNVYRVLARYFGINEPINSPKGIKIFQSAANELLDKHRPGIHNQAMMEFGAMLCRPKNPACNICPVSEGCYAFANNAVNLLPVKLNKIKIRERYFNYFLVADEHTLVMNRRGDKDIWANMYDLPLIETDTLLPPDGLLALPQLKALFGDDIKIDEIFPVIKHVLTHQRLFVRFIKLQHHHIELKEQWFITDRNNLKKLALPKVIFIFLKNIFNL encoded by the coding sequence ATGAGTTTTAGTGACGACCTGGTGCAATGGTACCAAAGCAATAAACGCCAGCTCCCATGGCGCGATACCCATGACGCTTATGTGATCTGGCTGTCAGAAATAATCCTGCAGCAAACGCGTGTTGAACAGGGACTTCCATATTTTTACTCTTTCCTTGAAAAATATCCGGATGTAAGCAGTTTCGCCGCAGCCAGTGAAGATGACATCTTAAAATTATGGCAGGGCCTGGGTTATTATTCACGTGGGCGCAATATGTTGAAAACAGCCAGGATGGTACAGGCCGACTACGGCGGCATTTTCCCTGAAGCGTATGACCAGCTGATAAAACTGAAAGGAATAGGCGAATATACAGCCTCGGCTATCTCCTCTTTTGCAGCAAATGAGCCAAAAGCGGTTGTCGACGGCAATGTCTATAGAGTTTTAGCAAGATATTTTGGCATCAATGAGCCGATAAACAGTCCAAAGGGTATAAAAATATTCCAGTCGGCAGCCAATGAGCTGCTTGATAAGCATCGCCCGGGTATTCATAACCAGGCAATGATGGAGTTTGGCGCCATGCTTTGCAGACCCAAAAACCCGGCCTGCAACATTTGCCCGGTCAGCGAAGGTTGTTATGCTTTCGCCAACAATGCGGTTAATTTGTTGCCTGTTAAACTAAATAAAATCAAGATCCGCGAGCGGTACTTCAACTACTTTTTGGTGGCCGATGAGCATACCCTTGTGATGAACAGGCGCGGCGACAAAGATATCTGGGCCAATATGTATGACCTTCCCTTGATTGAGACTGATACACTGCTCCCGCCCGACGGGTTACTGGCATTGCCCCAACTAAAAGCACTATTTGGGGATGACATTAAGATCGATGAAATCTTCCCGGTTATAAAACATGTGCTTACCCACCAGCGGCTTTTTGTTCGATTTATTAAATTACAGCATCACCATATTGAATTAAAAGAACAATGGTTTATCACTGACAGGAATAATTTGAAAAAATTAGCATTACCAAAAGTTATTTTTATATTTTTAAAAAATATTTTTAATTTATAA
- a CDS encoding serine hydrolase: protein MKKTLSIIIIFLCCTTFCFAQKVDRSKFIKDSLDYYINRALTNWRIPGAAVCIVKDNKIVWMKGYGIKELGQAAKVDINTLFMIGSNTKAFTATSLAILQSQNKLSLDDKVTKYLPQFKLDDAAAGQMATIKDLLCHRLGFQTFQGDFTFYNTNLTREQVVQKLGEEKAAYPFRTKWGYTNAAFLTAGQIIPVVTGKPWEDFLKENIFAPLGMINTLALSADMPKSLDRTVPHTLIDGRLSPIPFCQIDALAPAGAISSSVNDLSKWVLALLNDGKVGARQVIPLAAIKATREPQDIVGSVSHLNGEESYELYGLGWFLQDYAGHHLVMHDGGVNGYLSSVTLVPKEHLGIIILTNTDQNDLFEALRWEIMDAYFKMPFRNYSDTYLGNFKANLETMDAIDKKVRDTIAMNRPPALPVTAYTGKYINALYGTMEVTQGEGNNLEMRFEHHTRMYALLKPLGGNRFAVTFSDPTLGKSVFPFHVQNGAVTGVVVKVADFVERDPYEFRKVR, encoded by the coding sequence ATGAAAAAAACACTCTCTATAATCATCATTTTTCTTTGTTGTACAACATTTTGCTTTGCGCAAAAGGTGGACAGGAGTAAGTTTATTAAAGATAGCCTCGACTATTACATCAACCGTGCGCTCACCAACTGGCGGATCCCGGGCGCGGCCGTTTGCATTGTAAAGGATAACAAGATCGTTTGGATGAAGGGCTATGGAATTAAAGAATTGGGCCAGGCAGCTAAAGTTGATATCAACACCTTGTTTATGATCGGCAGCAATACAAAAGCTTTTACTGCTACCTCGCTGGCCATACTGCAATCGCAAAACAAACTCTCGTTGGATGATAAAGTGACCAAATACCTGCCGCAATTTAAGCTGGACGACGCTGCGGCCGGCCAAATGGCGACGATTAAAGACCTGCTGTGCCATCGCCTGGGCTTCCAAACCTTCCAGGGCGATTTTACTTTTTACAATACCAACCTTACGCGCGAGCAGGTGGTACAAAAGCTGGGCGAAGAAAAAGCAGCTTATCCTTTCCGTACCAAATGGGGTTATACTAACGCCGCTTTTTTAACCGCCGGGCAGATCATTCCGGTGGTTACAGGAAAACCCTGGGAAGATTTTTTAAAAGAAAATATTTTTGCCCCGCTGGGCATGATCAATACTTTAGCCCTTAGTGCCGACATGCCAAAATCGCTTGACAGAACGGTACCGCATACGCTGATAGACGGACGCCTGTCGCCTATCCCTTTTTGCCAGATCGATGCCCTGGCGCCGGCCGGCGCTATCAGCTCCTCCGTTAACGATTTGAGCAAATGGGTGCTTGCTTTGCTTAACGACGGCAAGGTTGGGGCAAGACAGGTGATCCCCCTGGCTGCTATTAAAGCCACGCGTGAGCCGCAGGACATTGTGGGCAGTGTCAGCCATCTCAATGGAGAGGAAAGCTACGAACTTTATGGCCTGGGCTGGTTTTTACAGGATTATGCCGGCCATCACCTGGTGATGCACGATGGCGGGGTTAACGGCTACCTGTCTTCAGTTACTTTGGTGCCAAAAGAGCATTTAGGGATCATTATTTTAACCAATACCGACCAGAACGATTTGTTTGAAGCCCTGCGATGGGAAATAATGGATGCCTATTTTAAAATGCCGTTCAGGAATTACAGCGATACCTACCTGGGCAATTTTAAGGCTAACCTGGAAACAATGGACGCCATTGATAAAAAGGTAAGGGACACGATTGCCATGAATCGCCCACCCGCATTGCCTGTTACTGCCTATACCGGCAAGTATATAAATGCCTTATATGGAACTATGGAAGTAACGCAGGGTGAAGGCAATAACCTGGAGATGCGTTTTGAGCACCATACCCGCATGTACGCGCTTTTAAAACCCTTGGGCGGTAACCGTTTTGCAGTTACCTTCAGCGACCCTACTTTAGGCAAATCGGTCTTCCCCTTTCACGTGCAAAACGGCGCAGTAACCGGCGTGGTGGTGAAGGTAGCCGATTTTGTTGAGCGAGACCCTTATGAGTTCAGGAAGGTGAGATAA
- a CDS encoding GIN domain-containing protein: MKTLILTIAIAVSTLFGISQTTYAATGTQQVTQLSGVSNISEIEVHGNVQVYLSEGNTNQVKVYNNYYAENALVQDENGVLRITSYSPEKLVVWVTANQLAKLSAYDNAEVKSFGKFSAIDLDVKLFNNASAKLDMDTFSASISLDDCTTALLTGKIANGNIQYTHASALNTTGLEVSNLVTSVKTHRPFHMHPTEFAAL, from the coding sequence ATGAAAACACTAATTTTAACCATCGCAATTGCAGTTTCAACACTATTTGGAATCAGCCAAACCACTTATGCCGCCACCGGGACACAACAAGTGACTCAATTATCAGGCGTAAGCAACATCAGCGAAATTGAAGTGCACGGCAATGTGCAGGTTTACTTATCAGAAGGAAATACTAACCAGGTAAAAGTTTACAACAATTACTATGCTGAAAACGCACTGGTACAGGACGAGAACGGCGTATTGCGCATTACCTCTTATAGCCCCGAAAAACTGGTGGTTTGGGTTACCGCTAACCAACTGGCTAAACTATCTGCCTATGACAATGCCGAAGTAAAATCATTCGGTAAATTTTCTGCTATTGACCTCGATGTAAAATTATTCAACAACGCTTCCGCAAAACTGGATATGGATACTTTTTCAGCAAGTATCAGTTTAGATGATTGCACAACTGCCCTGCTAACAGGTAAAATCGCTAACGGGAACATTCAATACACGCACGCTTCTGCTTTAAATACTACCGGTCTGGAAGTTTCAAACTTAGTAACATCAGTGAAGACTCACAGGCCATTTCATATGCACCCAACAGAATTTGCAGCCCTGTAA
- a CDS encoding tetratricopeptide repeat protein, with the protein MYRKQIVVIVIVVIITGYLYTLPVKGLIKPEQADGHTTAAASQKRPVADLTVEMVSAASKAIVGQALATQISATEAQLKNAGGGSQKLALQKQLAKQWDDVNQAAPAAFYYQAVAREENTFESWSKAGSRFNDAYSAVQDTVQQPALINNAIECYTNALKLQPANLDAKTGLGVAYVNGFSLGIGQDGGGPPKGVMLLLEVVQQDPKNINANLNLGKFAVTSHQYEKAVERFKTVIAQKAMPDAYFYLAESYKQLGMKKEAIDAYQKCRAIVTDAAFDKQIDEYIKELKN; encoded by the coding sequence ATGTACAGGAAGCAAATAGTTGTAATCGTAATCGTTGTGATTATTACCGGCTATTTGTACACTTTACCGGTAAAGGGGCTGATAAAGCCGGAACAGGCAGACGGGCATACCACCGCGGCTGCTTCACAAAAGCGACCGGTTGCTGATTTAACCGTTGAAATGGTTTCGGCTGCATCCAAAGCAATTGTTGGGCAAGCCCTGGCAACACAAATAAGCGCTACCGAAGCTCAGTTAAAAAACGCAGGCGGCGGTTCGCAAAAATTGGCATTGCAAAAACAACTTGCCAAACAATGGGACGATGTGAACCAGGCGGCGCCCGCGGCATTTTATTACCAGGCAGTTGCCCGGGAAGAAAATACTTTTGAAAGCTGGTCCAAAGCGGGAAGCCGCTTTAATGACGCTTACAGCGCTGTGCAGGACACCGTACAGCAACCCGCGTTGATAAACAATGCAATAGAGTGCTATACAAACGCGCTTAAACTGCAGCCGGCTAACCTGGATGCCAAAACGGGACTTGGAGTTGCCTATGTAAACGGGTTTAGTTTGGGGATCGGCCAGGATGGCGGCGGCCCTCCAAAAGGAGTAATGCTGTTGCTGGAGGTTGTGCAACAGGACCCGAAAAACATTAATGCAAATTTAAACCTGGGTAAGTTCGCGGTAACTTCGCACCAATATGAAAAAGCGGTGGAAAGGTTTAAAACCGTAATTGCCCAAAAGGCGATGCCGGATGCATATTTTTACCTTGCTGAAAGTTATAAACAGCTGGGCATGAAAAAAGAAGCAATTGATGCTTATCAAAAATGCAGGGCCATTGTAACAGATGCCGCCTTTGATAAGCAGATTGATGAGTACATTAAGGAATTAAAGAATTAG
- a CDS encoding HU family DNA-binding protein: protein MTKAEIITEISSKTGIEKVDVQETVEAFFKVVKNSMVGGENVYVRGFGSFVVKKRAKKTARNISKNTAIIIPEHFVPSFKPAKTFVDKVRTGNKVSK, encoded by the coding sequence ATGACTAAGGCAGAAATTATAACTGAGATCTCATCCAAAACAGGGATCGAGAAGGTTGATGTTCAGGAAACGGTTGAGGCGTTTTTTAAAGTAGTTAAAAATTCAATGGTTGGCGGCGAAAACGTTTATGTAAGAGGGTTCGGAAGTTTTGTTGTAAAGAAAAGAGCTAAAAAGACTGCGCGTAATATTTCAAAAAACACTGCAATAATTATCCCTGAGCACTTTGTGCCTAGTTTTAAACCTGCCAAAACCTTTGTTGACAAAGTAAGGACAGGTAACAAAGTAAGCAAATAA